A DNA window from bacterium BMS3Abin08 contains the following coding sequences:
- a CDS encoding CGGC domain protein translates to MARIGVLTCSNATQDLGCSSASCLADFRKRRGSFADYPQDEPLDLVGIINCPGCPTVIGADKLLQRIRALTEFRVDVIHFTYCIKALCPFK, encoded by the coding sequence ATGGCAAGAATCGGTGTATTGACCTGTTCCAATGCAACCCAGGACCTTGGCTGTTCTTCCGCAAGTTGCCTGGCGGATTTTCGTAAAAGGAGAGGATCTTTTGCAGACTACCCGCAGGATGAACCCCTGGATTTAGTCGGCATCATTAACTGCCCAGGATGTCCGACGGTTATTGGTGCGGACAAATTACTGCAACGCATCAGGGCATTAACGGAATTTCGGGTCGATGTAATACATTTTACCTATTGTATAAAGGCTCTCTGTCCTTTCAAATAA